TACTTAAAGGACTCTTCATcatactacagagatacttgctcaaccttgttcactgctgctctgttcataatagctagaaatcAGAGACAACCtacatgtccatcaacagatgaatgaacaatggaaaatgtggtgcatttacataatggagtatgactcagtcactagaaaaatgaaatttgcagataaatgggTGAAGCTAGAAATaaattatcctgagtgaagtaactcagacccagaaggacaattacggtatgttttcatttatatgtggatGTGCTATAGATTAGCAGAGTGTAAGAAacaagcaaggtatttttctcagtcAGTTCTTTTGCTGGCAGGTtgcattttgtggttacaaagGAAGGATCAATCATTTTATTGCTTATCTCAAAAGATAATCTTATAAGGAaccttaaaagaatcacaaatctaaacttttataatatgaaaaataatgtcATCTCTACTGTAAATCTTCAGGACACATACCCATtcataaacacttttttttttcatcacaaAACTGATGGCAGAAATgagtacaaggaattaatcatcatctttgatcaccaaccaatcctagcaagaaaggcacGTCAGCTAataataattgggctgctttgtccTTGTTATTTGACCTCAAGGAGTCTCTCACTCAGCTATttgcctttctaaactttaaattgtttccttGCAGTTTTTACCTCAAAGCTATTAAACAAAACGCCTTAATTTAACATTAATTTATactttaaagctttgttttagctatgatgcacactgaaacctgtgaacacatctctcaacattaagattaaaagaatttgaGCTAGCTGGGCTTCTGGGACTCAATTATTTACTTAATTGTTAATCTAAGCTATATGGCTCCTCGTAAGAAACTAGCTGTATGAtacttccttgttcttattttctatcctGTGCAGCCCCTGCTTTATCAGGGGTGAGAGGCAATACTGtgtcttggttttatttatattagtttccCCACTAAGCTAACCTCTATTAAAGACCCCCAATCCTGAAAAtcctatttaaactaacactattattgtatatataaaatatttgcttCAGTTAAACAGTACACCAcaggaggaaatcatcttcataataatccacaggtaaaaatgcctagtagaacaggatatttccatgagataattgCATCACATTAAAGGCAGAGGGGATCTTCCCACACCCATTCACATCATGCCagatatcagaaaaaaatgacatcgGCAAACATGTAAAGGCTCAGCAGAAGCAAGAGACATTTTGGGGCTGAGGCTCTTGGGATCTTACCTATCAGAGCTTTACTTCATGGTTGGACTACTTCCTGAACTTCAACTGCCACCGACTgctcctctgacaaggccactCCCATATAAGCAAGTTACAATTAACATAACCACAGAGGTTCTATGTGGAGTAAGGGACTAGGGGAAGAGATGGATCTCCCCAGCAAGGGGAGATAGAATCAATAGCTATGGATGGATAATGGCTGGGCTAGAATGGGAAGATCAAAtgtggagggggagggaagagggaattggGGGGGACAGGAGGAAAAAGATAGAAAACTAAGGGCCATATGAGGGTCATATGGAAACcaaatacagtagaagcttcctaaagtaTATACACATGAAGTTGATCTAAATCAAATCCCCAAATATAGGGAAGATAGAATCCCAGCTGGACACCTCTTGTCCCCAGATGAAGCTTCTAGTACCTGGGAAGGTTTACACATAATCGAGTTGTTAGCCGAAAAGTCCCATTGGAACTCCCAAACAACCCATACTATTGCCAAAGCTATTTATTGGTTGCTTCCCCCACACtggtcctattgctgaagataacacctgcacaactcattgaacatgccTGGTGTCTACTAGAGCCTTTATCTCTGTGTACTAATAATGTTCACAATACTGGAAGGtattctgcatgctaccaaaggagaaaggtaaaaaccAACACTGCTACATACCCTTTGATCCGCAATGGCGACTTGGTGCTttagtggcacaaagcttatgggagtaaccaaccaagaTCTGATTCAATTTAAGGTCTACTCcctgagatgaaacccatacgCAACACTGCTCTGGTAGCCAAGAGCCTGACATTAGATAGGCCAGGgattaagggaaaaataaaatactactgTTTTGCCAAATtggtggttctcaacatgtgggttacAGCCCTTTTGGGGTCAAATAACACTTTCACAGGGGATGCATATttgatatcctgcatatcagatatttacgttgtgattcataacagtactaaaattacagttatgaagtagcaatgaaataattttctggttgggggtcaccacaacatgaactgtattaaagggtctcagcattaaaggaattattaaatgtattaaaggaaggttgagaacactgtgctgaaggaacatagcaataaatgaCTTCTAATAACATTTTGCTATaatcatagatcagtgcctagctcAGCTAGCTTCAGAGAAACTTATCCTGTAGCAGATGGTAATAAATACAAAGACCCATAGCAAGATAATGTGTGGAGGGTGATagatcttggaacactcagccctaaatggaatgttTTCATCAACAGCATCTCTttggggctcagggaactctACAGACTAGGAAGCACAAAGAatgcaagagccagaggggatggaagacccCAAGATAACAAGGCTTTCAAACCATAGAATGACCAGCACACATATGAACTTCCAGAGACTGTGGTAACATGTACAAGGCTTGCACAGGTCTTCatcagatggggtcctagaggaAAAAAGACAAATGGACACATGACCCaattcctaacccagaagctattcTGAACTGATAACCacttggaaatggaaaattagttttctctaaaGGAGTCTTACAGGGAAAACAGACCCTTAAAGGTAACCCCCATGTTCAAACTCAAAATGAACtctggcatctttggaggttatTTGTCTTATATTGTTGTGCCAGGGCATTTATTTGATCATTTATTTACCTTGTAGGCCCTTTGCATGTGCATTATTGTTcctagtgtttttatgggattcctgtgtgtgtgtaacatgtgtgtctctgcatctgtgtttcttgcgatttttctttttctgttcatttgttttgtcctattctggctggtttgtttttgtttttatcttacttTGCTTTATTATCATTCCTTAGATGCTTATTTGTTTACTAATCAGAGACATAAAGAGTGTGGATCTGCataagagaggaggtggggaggaagagtttgtgtaggagaaactgttatcagaatgtattatatgaaaaaatgtattttcaacaaaaagaataaaatctgaaCAATAGTGCTCCCAGTGATAGAAGCACAGCAACCATCACTTTTCtcattgtgtttgtgtttctgtgaaaTGGGAATTCTCTAAACCTTCCTTATTGCAAAACAACATTTTAGAGAGTATCAATGACAATGTGCTTTGAAAATGTCCATTGGTCAGTGAGGTCATAATACCAGACTAGGTTATGTAGGCTGAAGAATTTTTTTCAGAGACTTTTATTCAGATGTAACTGAGATTTGAATAACTTACAGAAAATGGTTTCAGGATGGGCTGGTTTGAAGTGtgaatttaagaaaaaagtttCAGATAAGGCTGAGCCAACTCTGTGTTATATCAACTTTCAGAGTATTTAGCCTTGAATGATGtcattttatcatatatatactTGACTGGAGTTACTACATTTTGAGCATAAATACCAAGAAAGAATGACTCTATATCATGTTTATATAAGTAAGCAATCACTGTTTGCCAGCATACCAGGAGgcaaaacattatttatttatgtcaatAAATAATGACTTTTGAGAACATACCACATCATATCATCCACTGTAGATGGGATCCCCTTACGTTGTACAATAAAAAAAGGAACATCTAAGACTTACATGTGGCAAGTATGCTAATTACCCTGTCAGTCATCTTGAGCCTGTTTCAAGAAAATTGTCACAGTGAAGGACCCAACTTAACTCTTGGTTCCAACTTAAGCTTAGTAACACAAACCACTTCAATCTGAACTTCACTTGGCCTGCCATCCAGACCTACACTTGGTATTTCTGCCCTTGAACAGGTATGAGACTGCAGTAAAGACTTCTTATCTGGTCCTTATAGACTTTTCCTTATATGacgggggaagtacttctgtgtatatttatcttattgattgttaaataaaatactgtttggccaatgagacagcaagtagatgggactaggagtcaaagaggattctgggaaatatagtagagaagtgtgatccaggcaggaagtgacatagcagggagactcatatttaagtgaaggagaaacaggaagcgtctctcttttcccctccgctcctgctccagcggcacaatgtgagccaccagcaaggagggatgccaataaggcgtccaataagataagtcttataaaatatataggtttatgatagttaagactgagctaacagatgagaatcctagtcattggccaagcaacattgaacctaatacaagtttctgtgtattcatttgggccctaactcgggcgagcagctggcataaagctcacacatggcggtggggctcaggcagcttttggtggaaagatttatcgtaacacttatAGCTGTATTAAGTTCCTACCTCACACTTCAGGATAGCTTCTCTGAACTCTGAAGCctctttaacattttcttcaccattcttttttttttttctttttacagattttatttgaatgaggTCAGAAATTGGGGGATTCCTCTCCCATTATTTGTGCTTTCAGCTGCTGGCCTCTTGTCCCCTTGACACACTGTAGGGGAGGCATCCCAGCGTCACTGCTCTGCTCTGGTGCCCAGCAGGCTTGACAGAGGAGCCCCAGGCTCATGGAGCCCCTCCCTCCTAGCATCTCTGGTCTCACACCTTGGGCTCTGAGTTGCTCTGAAAGTCTGGAGACTGGTACCTGATAGAGCAGCTGTTTCCCAACTTCTCCTGGCTTTGTGATTGTATTAAGGAGTCTCTTTGCTTGGTTTCAACTTTACAGTATCAGATTCAGCGAATAAAGCTCAATAGGTTGGCTGACACTTGAGAACCCCTGAGGAAATCTTCTCTTGAAAGCCTTGCAATCTTCTGGAAGGTTATCGATTTGTTAGTGGTACTTAGAGCCTcttcatctctcttcctcttggaATGAGTCCTGCATGCCTCCTACCACTGTTAAGATGTCCTGTCCAGTCACTTCATGAATATATGTTCTGATTTTACCATGGAAATAaaatttgaggaagaaataaaggaatttcaTAAATCCAGACACAGGCACATTTTAGTGAAAGCATTCGAATAGCCATGTCTAAAGCTGGATGGGTGAATTACAACATCTCGgcatagtaaaaatgaaaacagattttaGCTTTGAATACGAATACCAAAAAGTGCCTGTGGTCTCCTCTCCTTCACCATTCTTAACCTGAATATTTGTATACCATTATGTTAAGTGTTAATGTGTGATACAAGAGCTAATTTGTAATAATTAAAATGCTGGGGTGAGAgttcatttggtaaagtgcttaccttgcaagcatgaggacatggatTGATCCCTCATatcaattcatattttaaatcatattttaaaagctgGGGTTGTTGGCATGAGTTTGTGATCCTggtgctggggaggaggagacaggcatATATCCCCGTgtctcactggctagccagcttagCTTAGTGAGATACAGGTCAATgggagagcctgcctcaaaaaacaagactGAGGCTAAAAAATAGTTCAGTGGTTACtaagcacttactgttcttcaaaaggaccagagttcagttctcagaacccacaatGGATGGCTTACAACCACATATAAATTGAGCTCCATGTGATGCTATACTCTCTTCTGGTCCTCATGCCGCCCCCCATGGTATtcacatacataaagtaaaaagaacttttaaaaaggtGGGTggtcagtaattgatggaactagatgcAGACCTCCACAATTAAGCATCAGgacaagctctgggaatccagtcaaagagagggaggagggaatatatgagcaagagaggtcaagatcatgatggaaaaatctacagagaccgctgaaccaagctcatggattctagaccaacagctgtggagactccatgggactGAATTAGACCCATTGTATGTAGGAGAcattgtgaagcttggactaccTGGGAGGGGGCAGTAGAACCAGGATATAACCCTGGTAAATGAACTAGTttgttggagtccattctctagggctgccatgctcagccttaatgcatagtagaggggcttggtcctgtcccaacttaatgtgccagactttgttgactactcatgggaacccttacccatgaggaggagtggatgggggaaggctggggtgggggaggcaaggggagagagaggaggagtgggagggagaaatgtggttgaaatgtaaaataaaatttaaagattttttaaaggtaTATGGTATTTGAGGATATTGAGGCTGtctagcctccacatgtgtgtatgcacatgtgcacacacgaacacacaggtaactacacacatatgaacacacacattatTGGAATAAAGGAGTTATTGGTGATATTATGTTATTATGATAACCATCAGCTATCCAAGCAAGACTGAGATTACTTGACAAATTACAGTTGACAAACTGATATGACTTGTAACTTTATTGCTTATTCAATAAATTTTGACATTTTTGGAAAGACACAGTATATCCTTCTATTCCTGATATAACGTGCTCATGGCATATAGATTTAAACACAGAGGAGAACAGACATGTAACAGGAGAGTAGGGCATGCCCTATAATGGGTATGGCTGCTCAAGAGAGGGGAATTATCACATataagtttttttaaagaaatatttgagACAGCGTTTGTTATGTAGCTCAGACCAGTTTCATATTCATGATATTCTTACCTGATcctcccaatttctgggattacgggattacaggtatgttccATATGCTCAATACAGTTAGCAATCACTGTGGAAAATGTGGTAGTATTAGCTTTTTAATCtcactgtgtttatttatttgtgtgcatgcacatgtttaAGCATACATGCAaatgtgcaggcatgtgtgtgaatgtgggtatgatcatgccatggcatgtgtgtcaGGGGACAATTTCAAGTGTTGGTCATTGACTTCCACCTTGcttggatttcagtgaggaaacctcggagatctatgggacctcctgtagtagttcaatacttatccctagtataggtgtggactttgggagctgtGTGGACTTTGCTTGAGACTGTGTCTCTTTGTTGTTCACTGTTGGACACACCAAGCTAACTGACTCAGAAGCGTCCCCAGATTCAGTCCCTGCCTCCTGTCCTTCTGCAGGAGAATTGGGATTATTGATGCGTATTACCACCTCTGGacttatatgggttctggggaatccgAACTTGGGTTCTCGTGCTTGTGCAACAAGCATTTTACCCAGAGACCCATTTCagtcttattctttgagacataTTCTTAGGTTGACTTCAAATTCCTTAagttcctgcttctgccttgagTTGTGATACTGTGTCATGttctgtggtgctagggatcataCCAAAGGCATTGTATGTACTAGGCAAGTACTCAAAAGAGTTACACCCTCAACCCAGTAAGTGTTTTGACAATAGCTGTTTATAGGATTGGGGTGGCTATTAGAgttacattgtttgtttgttttttctttgcagattttttatttgaattagaaacaagattgttttacatgacaatcccagttcccttctccctcccatcctcccctaccaccccccccaactaaaaccctacctatcacatatcctttctgctccccctggatggtgaggccttccatagggtgtcatcagagtctatcatatcctttgggataggacctaggcccacccccgtgtgtcttggctcagggagtattcctctatgtggaatgggctcccaaagtccacacctataatagggataagtactgaactactacaggaggtcccatagatctccgaggtttcctcactgaaatccatgttcttggggtctggatcagccccatgctggtatcccctatcagtctggggagcaagagttccccaatgttcaggtcagctgtttctgtgggtttcaccagcctggtctggatccctttgctcttcactcgtccttctctgcatctggattccagttcagttcaaggtttagctgtgggtgtctgcttctacttccaccagctgctggatgaaggctataggatgccatataaatcagtcatcaatctcattatcaggggagggcatttaaggtggcctctcctctgttgcttagattgttagttggtatcatctttgtagatctccagacatttccctagtgcctgatttctctgtaaacctaaaatgtctccctctactatggtatctccattcttgttatcttctattcttcccctgactcaacctttctgttcccttatATCCTCCACATCCCTCCTTAGAGTTACATTGTTTAGGGGATGTAAAATATTATTCAAAAATGTTTCAGTATTAAAGTGGGAAAAAGAAACTTTCTCcttataaagttttaaaaactattctttagtgtatatttatattatgtgtttatgtgggaGTGGTGTGCACATGCCACAACATGTGTAagaacaacttccaggagttTGTTCTATCCTTCTGCCATGAGTTATGGAATCTAACTCAagtttgtgcagcaagtgcttttacccatgaAACTATCTCACCACCTCAGGAACTTTCTTTTAGTAATGAAATCCTAAGGTGATTTCTAAACATAGTTCAAAATAATGTTTATAAGATTTTCCTGAATCTTGGCCCATAGTAGTGAAGGGCCCCTTTTCCTTCCCACATTCCCTTGGATTTTCTTGTGTTCCTAGACTGCCTCATCTTCGTGATTCAGATTCATATCTATAAAACTGTCATCACACAGTTCATCCCCAAAGAAGCAGAgtctgtgtgtgcctggatgCTTGTAATTGTGGAAACCCAGAGAGAACATAGGTTTGTAAGTCCAGGTAATATGTGAAAGGATCAGATTTCCTGAAAGGAGGCCTTAAGAAGTCCTTATACATGAAACTGTGAAAGTCAATTCTGAGTTTCAGTGAAGACCTCAGAAAGGAGGCAAAGTCAGGACTGTGGGATGTGCACTGAGGAAAACTGTAGGCATAGAGTGGAGGCAACCTGGGAGTTATAGGACTGGGGTTTTCTGAGACTGTTGGAGACCAGATTATTCTATCATGCATCTCAGGTGCCAGGTGTGGAGCAGCAGTGTTTATGTTTTCCCTTTTGGATTTTCATCTTGCTTTGGACTGGTCTTCTCTCCTTATTCTCCCTTTCTAACTTATGGAACTGGAATGTTGACTTTGTGCTGTTGTATATTGGACAATGCAACAACCAATTTCAAAAAAGTGATTAAAAAGTATGTCCTGGGGAATGATTTTGTAATCCaaaatttcccccttttcttctattAAAACCATATCAAAACTTTCTATTATTGCTGTGGAGCAATATTTTTATATACTCTGAATATTTgttactctcattggtttaataaagagctgactggccaatggtTAGGCAGGAAAAGGTTAGGCAGAACTTGTGGATCATCAGTGAGAAATGCAGAGGAGCAAAATGATCATGCCAAGCTGAAAAAAGGTACCACAACGTAGtagagtgtagataagaaatatgggctaatttaagttgtaagagttagttagtaacaagccaaagctatcagctgagcatttataactaataatgtctctgtgtgcttattgaGGAGAAAACAGTTCTGACAAAAAACTCCACCTGcatattatagtataatttaatatataaattgtATCTCTATATGTAATAAAAGTATTGTTTTTCATACAAGAGTTATaactcacattttttattttacaggggcTTCCAGGTAAGAGATAGACTGAGACATATAAGAGAGACTGCATTTACAGTTTTGAACAATTTTGTATTCGTTAAGATGCTGGAGACTTCTGGATATGGAAATTACCCTGTGTATTATGAGTTGAATATGAGACTCTAGAGCCCAAAGTTGTCAATTTGATAAGGGGTATATTTGTGCTGTCTAAtctttccaccatgatgaaatTTAGGTTACCTTAAATACAAAGTTCTGTACATTTTTATGAAGTCATTCCAAAGAGGTTTACCTGAGGTGGGAAAGCCCATCCTGAATATGGGTTGAACAATTCTATGGACTGTGGTTCTGGGCTAAATATAAAGGAGAAGGCAGTTGGAACACTAGCATTTTTCTATCTGCTTCTTATTTGAATGCATTATGACCAGGCAACTCTCACACTTATCATGAAGCACTGTGAattcaaactgtgaaccaaatgcacccttccttaagtttctttttttttgtggggtggggATAGGGGTGGGGGACTATTCTGTCATAGTGATGATAAAAGTCACTAATATACAGGGCAAAGTTATATTTGCCCATGGAAATGGAGGGACTAAGCTGCTCCAGGTGGGCAAGATGGCTGGTGTGTCAAGGTGATGCTTGATGGGTTCCTATTATGGAGGTATGGCAGGGGACAGGGAGCATCTGGAGCAATGCTTTTATGAAGACAGCATCCAGATGTGGCACAGAACAACAGTCTACCAGTTCTTTTAGACATTAGCTCTTACTCTAGAAAGTGAGAATGGGAAGTGAAAAGACTAAAAACAAATATTGGGCAATTTTAGAAGATGCAGAGCTGCAAAGACCAAATCCATGCACTGCATGAAACTCTACagagaacaaacaaaatcagCCTATGCCAAGACTTTTTAATGCTCCTGTTGACACTGCCTTCTAATtatgaaaaagtaaaattatttttttctggttggtATTTCTGAAGCTTCAATTATTAGAATCATCTGTTTTTTGCTGCATCTTCAGATACTCCATgacttacaaaaatattttaactacatatgtttattttaaatatacagtCATTTACATGATACTATACTCACATGGGCACTTTGTGTACACTGTCAGTTATTCTTCATGACAACCCCATCAGACAAATGCCATTATCATCTACACTTCAAAGACTGGAATAATTAATTTCTGAGAAGTTGAGTAGCATGTCACAGTTACATGTCAGATTAAACATCTAAAAAGAAATATTGTAGTgacagaagaaaatataagacaaattagaaaagatgggccCATGAAAActttaaacaatatttaaatagcagaggcaatttttttaaaaaaaagatgaaatttatTACATCAAAATTAGGGATTtctagctgggcaatggtggtgcacttctttaatcccaatactggagagacagaggcagatggatctctatgagttcaaagccagcaaaCTCATATTCTACTGAGCATGTTCAGGGCAGCTAAGGCTatctagagaaaccctgtcttgaaaacccaaactaaacaacaaaccaaacaaataaagaagacccctctccaaaacccaaaaccaatcAAATAAGCACCGTTCCCCCCCCAAAAATTGGGGATTTCTATTCAACATAGTGTAAGGTCAATGAAGTAATACGTTGATAGAAGTCATttgtgatgaataaaacattgcaaaataaaattcttttttccatCATGGGATAAGAGTGGTAAATGGAGTTATCAAATTAAGTGAGGTCTCCTGGAGAAAGCAGGTAACAGCTACTGAAAATGGAACCACTGGGTGAACCAAGTTCCAAGGTCAAACATGGTAAAATAATTCCTGAGTGTTTCTCACACCACACATATTGATCATGCTGTTAAGCAAAGACAAAGCACTAGGAAGTATTTTTCTAGACTAGATACATAGGACCTTCAGGATTAGAAAAGGTAACATAAAGACTAATATACAGtacatatattatattaattatattttgctATATTATATACCAAGAGGCTTCTTCCCTTAGGGAGAAGAATATAATAGGGAGGGTAAATGTCCTTCCCTATTTACTTGCCATAAGTCTTTGGTTTTAACAAATGTAAATTTCTGTCTAGTGATTTTTCTAGCCAAATGATGAAGCCATACCTCAATAGATCTCAAACGCAACCTTGAATTCCAAGGTTTTCAAGAGTTCAGGCCCTGAAGAGGTGGTGCAGTGGAGGAGGTAACTGTGAACTGCTATTGACTTCAAGGTGCAAAGTACACACAGTTGGAGACTTAACTGGTTCAACAATCATTGGGAATAGGGTTTGCTTTATTTGACAATCCTAATGAGCGCAACCCCTACCTCTTGTTGAGCTTAAGCCTTTCCTTGGAACCTATTGACCCAGTCTTTGGAATATCACAATTTGTTCATACATCTTCTTTCTGACAGGAAGACAATCATGGCCAACATTAAAGAATTGACATATAGCTAAGCTACCTGCAAGGTCCAGCTGATCTACCAGACAATGAATCCTCAGACAGTATCTGTTTTGGAGAGTCACTCTGTCTTTTGACTCTCTCCTGGATCTTTGTTGGCATTCAGGGGTCTGAATTATAAGCCAGCAGAGAGCTCATTTTCTCCTGTGGATAGAGACATGGTATTGGCCCTCTGTGTTCGGTCCACATAAAGGAAGGGCAGCCATTTTGCCAGGGGTATAATTGCAAGCCTCTGAAACAGCTGCCTGAGGTACTTCCGGAACCTCTCACCCACAAAGACATAAATGACTGGGTTGACACAGCAGTGGGTGTAGGCAATGGCCTCAGTCACCATCAAGGCCAGGTCCAACTGTCGGCTTCTGTCACACCTGCCTGAGAATAGGAAATcttcaaaagcagaaacaaatgcagCCAGATAGTAGGGGgtccagaggaggaagaagagaagggtgaCAACAAAAATCAGACGCATAGCTTTGGCCTTCTTCTTATTGGGTCTTCTGTGTAGAACACTGATGATCCTTGTATAGCAGATGATCATGGCCAAGAGAGGTAAAATTAGTCCAAGGAGGTTCATTGTTAGAGCCTGAAACCTCAAAAAATGTTTCAGACTCTCTTTGGGTAAAGCTGCTCTGCAGTTATGGTAAGTGAACTCCAACTGGGCCTTGAAAAAATACAGACAAGGAATGGAAGCCAGGCTGGCCAGGACCCAGGTTATGATGCTGGTGATGATGCCAAAAGTGACAGTCCGGGCTCGCAGGGCAAACACAGCATGGACAACGGCTAGGTACCTATCAATTGTAAGCAGGGTGATGAAAAACATGCCACTGTACAAGCCCAGGTAATAAAACCCAGAAATGAACTTACACATACCATCACCAAAAGCCCAGTCTCCTTTTATTATATAGTCAATCCAGAA
This genomic stretch from Cricetulus griseus strain 17A/GY chromosome 4, alternate assembly CriGri-PICRH-1.0, whole genome shotgun sequence harbors:
- the LOC100761868 gene encoding C-C chemokine receptor 1-like protein 1; protein product: MEISGITESYYSTVTKNDFFPGMLCLSMDVRPFGVTVLTPLYSLVFIIGVTGNVLVVLVLLQHKRLRSMTSIYLFNLAISDLVFLFTLPFWIDYIIKGDWAFGDGMCKFISGFYYLGLYSGMFFITLLTIDRYLAVVHAVFALRARTVTFGIITSIITWVLASLASIPCLYFFKAQLEFTYHNCRAALPKESLKHFLRFQALTMNLLGLILPLLAMIICYTRIISVLHRRPNKKKAKAMRLIFVVTLLFFLLWTPYYLAAFVSAFEDFLFSGRCDRSRQLDLALMVTEAIAYTHCCVNPVIYVFVGERFRKYLRQLFQRLAIIPLAKWLPFLYVDRTQRANTMSLSTGENELSAGL